CGCTCTGGTGCAACCGAATTTATGAAGAACCCCGAGCCCCACTCAAACCCGTCGGTCCGCTTCACCCTTGGTATTAGCTCCATGAACCAGTGGGAGTCCTCCCGGATTGTTTCCCAGTAACCACGCTGGGGCAGAAGGTTCGGTGCCGTGTGGAGCACGATATTATAGGGTGGGTCATCGAGCAGCCGGTGTAGTCTTCCGACCGTGCGGCGCAGCACGCGGGCAAGGTCTGCCAACTCCTCGCCGGTGGTATCGGCGAAACTGAACGAGTGCCGCCGCGGCATTATCCGTAATTCGAACGGCAGGCGCGAAGCAAAAGGTGCGAAAACAACAAACCGCTCAGTCTGCTCGACTACGCGGTGGTTATGCTCAAGCTCGTCCTGGAGGATGTCACAGAAGATGCACCGCTCCTTGTACTGAAAGTAGGCGCGCGCACCCGCGAGCTGGTCCTTCACTCTTCTCGGCGTTGCCGGCAGGGCGATGACTTGCGAATGGACGTGCTCGATGGTTGAGCCACCGGCCAACGTGCCGTGGTCCTTGAAAACAAGCACGTAGCGAAACCGCTTGTCGCGATACAGGTCAATTAGCCGTTCTCGGTACGTTCTAAGCACGAGCTCGACCTGCTCATCGGCGAGCTCGGCGAAGTTTGTGACGTGTTCCGGCGATTCGATGATAACCTCGTTTGCGCCGGTCCCGGTGACCATGTCGTGGATGCCGACTCCGGACCGGACTAGGTCGCCCTCGATTCTCAGTATCGGGAATATGTCGGGGACCACCCTCACGCGCCAGCCTGGGCTATTGGGAGCTGAACCGTCTGTCCGCACTGCCGTGATTTCCGGCGGCGTCATAGCTTCGTTGCCAACGCAAAACGGGCACACTGACGGCCTACGGTCAGAACGGAGATGGTCCTTGGGGATGCGGTTCCGTCCGGTCTCCACGATGACCCAGGTGTCGGTAACGATGTCGCGCCGAACTTCTGACATTATAGTTTCCCAGAATCTGGTTGCGTGGCGCAGACGGCAGAAGTCGGAAGTCCAGCCGCCGGTTCTAATCTCCGAACCTCTATTCCAGGACTCCCTCGGCTCGCCCAATACCAGAGCCGGCAGTCGACAGCCGACGGTGGGCTACTAAATGGAATTTCTTGGACGAGGCTCTTGATTACCGGTGTAAGGCGCCGGTTTGATTTGATGTTTGGCCTCCGGGGCCTGATTTCATCCTCCAGTCTCAGCGGTTGCTGCTGAATCTTTGCTTCAACCTGTTGTAGGTTGTGGCAAGATGCTCGCTCACGACCTTGGTCTCGGCCACCAGCGGCATGAAGTTCGTATCGCCGTTCCAACGTGGCACGATGTGGATATGCAGATGGCCGGCCACGCCTGCGCCGGCGACCCGACCGAGGTTCATCCCGACGTTGAACCCCTGAGGTGTAAGTTCTCTCTTCAGCACGACTAAGGACCGCTGCAACAGCTGGAAAAGCTCATGGGCTTCCCTATCGGTTAGCCGCTCCAGTTCAGCCACGTGCCGATTTGGCGCAACCATCAGGTGACCGTT
This portion of the candidate division WOR-3 bacterium genome encodes:
- a CDS encoding DUF4931 domain-containing protein, producing MSEVRRDIVTDTWVIVETGRNRIPKDHLRSDRRPSVCPFCVGNEAMTPPEITAVRTDGSAPNSPGWRVRVVPDIFPILRIEGDLVRSGVGIHDMVTGTGANEVIIESPEHVTNFAELADEQVELVLRTYRERLIDLYRDKRFRYVLVFKDHGTLAGGSTIEHVHSQVIALPATPRRVKDQLAGARAYFQYKERCIFCDILQDELEHNHRVVEQTERFVVFAPFASRLPFELRIMPRRHSFSFADTTGEELADLARVLRRTVGRLHRLLDDPPYNIVLHTAPNLLPQRGYWETIREDSHWFMELIPRVKRTDGFEWGSGFFINSVAPERAAALLKEVQ